From Chloroflexota bacterium:
TGGATGAGTCGTCTGGTGATTCCCCCGGACTGGCATGATTGGATCGCCGCCTACTACCTCAGCGATGATGGCATGGCCGAATTTGAGTATGAAGGTCATAATCTGCGCCAGGCAATGGATCGCTATCAGCAGCTCTATCTGGCCGGGCGGGTTTCCAAAGCCGAACTGGATGTCCAGACTCAGCATCTGAGCCGTCAATTGGAACGTCTGCGGCCATCGGTGCAGCGGGAGGCGGCGGAAATCCAACCTTTTTTGAGCGATTTCTCCGCCATCTGGTCCCAGATGACCAATGCGGAACGCCGCCGGATGTTGGGGTTGCTCTTTGCGGGGTTGTATTTTGATCGCGAAGGTGAACTGCGCAAGATTGCCGCGCACTCTCCTTTTGACAGCCTGCTTGGTTTACCCGAGGGTGGGGCAATCCTTGAACGCTGACGCCTCCAATGAAAACACCCTGTTCGCAAGTCGCTACAGGGTGTTTTTATATTATTCGCATGCTGGTTTGGGGTTCGGTCTGCTCACTTGAAATATTTCTGCAACAGCATCAGAATGGCATCGGATACCTGACGGCGTTCCCCTGGATTCTGGATGCGGGCGACAGCCACGGCAACTTCCACCGCTTCCGGAGGCAGGTTTTCAGCCGACTCCGTATGGATATCAAAGGCTTTGATGCGCGGCCAACCGGCCATCTCAATCAATTCGTTCGGATCAAGTTCAAAGTGATTACCTAACTGGATACAGGCTGTCAGCGAAGGTCGTTTTCCGCCACGAATGCGGTTGATAGCCTGATGGTCCAGACCTGATGCCAAAGAAGCTTCGCGATATGATTCTTTGCGCTCGGCCATCAATTCCATCAGCCGATTCACCAGCGCCGGATGGTCATAGGTCTTCGTCCGCGCTTTGCGACGTTCTTTGATACTGGGAACAACACTCATGTGGGCCTCCGTCAATGTAGCGTAGTGCGCTACAATCTTGATCGTCTATACTATCTGTAGGAGCCGAAGTACCAACAGCGGCTCTGACGGATCAAATTATACACGTTTAATCAGGAGGCAATTTACATGGAAACACAAATCCCCCATCTCAGGGCCGTCGGCTACCGACGCGTCTCGATGAAAGAGCAGGTGGATGGCCACAGCCTGGCGGCTCAGGAGGCTAATATTCGCCAGTATGCAGCCCAGCAGGACTGGGAGCTGACCCAAATCTACACCGATGCGGGTCACTCTGCCAAGCAGGGCAGTTATCGTCCAGCGTTAGACCGCTTGATGAAAGACGCCCAAAAAGGCCGCTATGATATTGTGGTGGTCGACAAAATCGATCGCTTCTACCGCCATCTGAGTGGTTTGCTGGTGGCGCTTGATCTACTCAATCAGCACGGTGTGACGTTTGCATCGGTCAAGGAAAAACTGGATTTCACGACCCCCTGGGGCAAGTTGATGCTGACTGTGTTGGGGATGCTCGCAGAAATATATTTGGATAATTTGCGCCAGGAGACGATCAAGGGCAAATTGCAGCGCGCACGTTCTGGTTTGTGGAATGGCAATATCCCTTTTGGTTATTGCCGCGGTCTTTGTTCCAAATGCACGGATCCGAATGGAAAAGACTATTGCCCGGAATATGGGCAGGTGGATAAAAGCGATGGCAAAGTACTTCATCCCCACCCCATTGAGAAATGGGTCGTTCAGAAGATATTTAAACACTATCTCAGCGGGGAGCATTCGGATGCCTCGATTGCGGAAATCATCAATGCAGGCAGCCACTGTTTACCGGATGGAACACACATTCCCCTGCGGCACAAAGGCATTCCGGGGCGTATTCCGCCGGGCAGTTTCAGCCGGGATACCGTACGCGGCATTCTGCAGCGCATTTTCTACACCGGCATGATCCCATACTACGGGCGTGACAAAAACGGCAAATCGAATAAACGCAAACCACCCCGGCTTTTTGATGGTTTGCATCCGGCACTGGTGGATGCGTCAGAGTTTCAGGCGGTGCAGGAATTACGCAGAGAACGAGCTAGAATTCCCCATGAGCGTACTGCTTGCAAGGTGCGTGTGTACCCGCTGACCGGTGTGCTGTATTGCGCGGCGTGTGGGGGACGCTTTCGGGGCAGTTCGTTGAATAACCGGCGAATTTATCGGGACTCCCACCAGGTGGAACGCACTCATGACTGTTCGCAACCCTCGCTGAAGGCATCTTATGTGGAACGCAGCCTGGTCGGGCTATTGCAGAAAACCCTGCTCTCAGCCGAAGTTACGGAAGGGATGCTCTCTTCGCAGTTACAGTTGGAGGAGGCCCAGGAACGTCGTGAGCGGGCCAATATTTTGTTCCTGGCGGGCGAAATTGACAAGGCGATGTATGATCGCGAGATTGAGAAATGTGAATTTGTGCGGGAGACCTTGCTTTTTTATGGTACTGATGCTAAGATTGCATCCGTTAGCGAAGTGCTCGACCAATTGAGAGATTGGCAGGCATTGTCGGAAATTAAAAAGAAAAGGCTCTTTCGACTGGTACTCGAAAGAGCCTACGTGCAAGGCAACACATTTGTGGCAATTCAACCTACAGTTGTGTTCGCGCCTTTGCTGAATCAATATTTCCCAAATGGGAAACAAAGATGTAGCTGCGGTCCCGACGGGGGTGGACACCACCCGAAGTAATTCAGGGCACACAGACCCCCGTGGACACGCTTTTAGGACAACCTAGGCGATGGCTGCACCATTTGTGCAGCTTTTTTCGTTTAAAAGACCTTATTTTCTCTCAAATCCAAACTGAGATTATTGTACATCCCCCCGTGTAAGAAGTCAATATTGATTTTGTATTTCCCCAGGTGATTCCCCTACATATTTCGAAGCATTTGCGTGTCAGGCAGCCACTTCCAAACGGTGAGGCATGAGTTGATAGCCCATCGCTCGCATGATGGCATTGATATTATCCAATCGCGGGTTACCCTTTGCAGAGAGCGCTTTTTGCAAACCTTGGCGGGTCATACCGATTTCGGCGGCCATATTGGAAAGTCCTTTGACACGCGCGATTACACGCAAAGCCGAAAGCAAGGTAGCCGAATCGCCATCCTGGGCGTAATCAGCAAAGATTTCGTTTAGAAAGTCTTCAATTTCATCAGGGTGATCGAAAAAATAATCAATACTAACTTCATTAAGTGTCCGGTACTCAGGCATGGCTCAAATACTCCTTCCAATAAGATTGGGCTTGTTGAATATCGCGACGCTGGCTGTTTTTATCGCCACCGATTAGCAAGACCACGATTTTGTCACCGTCCTCACCAAAGTATACGCGATAGCCTGGGCCAAAGAAGAAGCGTAGTTCGTGTACGCCTCCACCTACCATCTTATAATCACCGTAATTCCCGCTTTCAACTCGCCACAGACGTTTGAGAATTCGCCGTCGGGTGCCAGGGTCGCTCAGGCCGTTAATCCAATGGGTAAAAGGCTCTTTGCCCGCCGCATCGCGGTAGATAATGACAGTTTTGGAGGATACAGCATTAGGCATATGTTAACCTACTTGATAGTGAGTATATCACCGCAAATTATAGTTTGCAATAGTGCAAACAGAGTCTATCCGACAATCCATTTATTTCATTTGGCTGTACGATCTGATGGTTTCACATTACCACAACACATCTGGTGAAGGAGAGCCCAATAGATCGTCGTGGTCATATAACAGTTTTGTGCGAGCTTCAATACTATTCGATAGTGCTTCCGCCAGGCGCAAAGATCGCATCGCTTCTGTATGGCTGAAATAGGTTAAATAATTGCGCGCCAATTCGACTTCCCCAACCTGGTACAAAGTGAGGGCCGTTTTTTCAATCCCTCGTTGCTGCTGGATAAGCCTTGCTTCAAAGGCATCCAAAGTCTCGGTCACTTCGGGTAAGAACTTTTCGTGATGCTGCATTATAAGGTAAAAAAGACGCTTGAAGACACGAAATGCGGAACGGGTGGATTCGATCGATTGGGATACAGATGATTTTTGTTTTGGGGAATCTGAGTCAGGAGAAATGAATAAAGCCGATTCATCCGCGGTCAGGTAGCGGTGCTTTTTGAATTCGGGTGGAATGTCGCTAGCCCCCAAATAAAATGGCACAAAGGGAGCTGAAATAGCAGGGCCTTGTGCGTGCCAGAGAACGCCAAGCTCTGGATGAATATCCGGACGTAATTCAACGACCTGACCATACCCAGCCGTGTCACCCGTCAATTTGGGTGTGCGTAATGCCCACATCATGTCGCGCAAAGTGAGTTTTGGGGAACGATTAGCGCGTTTCCATAACTCATTGGAAATCCAGGCAACCCCAGGCCATTCCATTTTCCCATCGCCATAAACGTGATTGATGTTGAATGGCTCGCCCATTGTGGGATGGTACCACCCTTGTTGAATCGCAAAATTAATCAGGTTGGCTGAACCAAGATAGTTTGGGTTTTCTGGATAATCTGGTGGTATTTCGCCAATATAGCCAGGCCGAGAGACGCGGATGTCGTCTGGCCCCAGCCTTTCAGCCGCCCACAGCCCTTGCCCCCCGGCAAATTCAATCACAATCCAGCCTTCATTGGCATCAGCAATCATGTGTGAGTTCCCCCCATAGGTTGCATATCCATACTGACCAATCAGATCACCGATGATTTCAACGCCTTCCCGGGCAGTTGTGGCTCTTTCCAGTACAATTCGGGCTAAATCGCTGTAATTAAGACCTGTTTGGTTCTTCGGAGTGATCTCCCGCAATTCTCGACGTGATGGAGACCAAACATCACGAACAGCTACGTGGTGTTCATTTATCCCGCCATTAATCAGCGGGGCTGGCAATCCTTTGTAATACGAGTAGTGTGTAGCCATATATTTGGCCGTTTCTGCCACTTGTGGGATTTGGGTAAGTTCCCCTGGGAAATCGGCCTTATTGGTGACTCCTACAGTGATCATTGTGCCAATTGGATGGCTTCGTGATGGCACAATCTCGAGCCAATGGCTCGAAGGTTCATCCCCATATCCCGCCAAAAACGCATGACCAGCTTCGCTTAGATTCTTACCCACATAAATGCAGTAGCTCATAGATTGTCCTCTAAGGAAATGAATAACTGGCGTGCATCACGGCAGATTTGGCAAAGGCATTGACTTCTAGAGCGCTGAAGACCATGGTTCTCCCTACTCCCCCTCTGAAATTGGTTTCTGCGCCCAGGCTTCGACAATATTGAATTCAGACCCCAGGATGAAATCGCTGCCTTTTTGCTCCATTTCTCTCTGCAAGGCTCCCATGCCTTCATTAAATTGAGTATCCGAGAGATGTGCCAATACCCCAGGGCGCGTGTTGCCAACACCACTGGCTATGCGCAGCGCCATGGGTTGATAGAACAAGTGCCGTTTAACATCCGTCTCAAATCCCTGGTTGCGGAGCCGGTTGTAAAGCATATACAGATTCCAGGTGTGGCTGGTGACCCATTCCCATGCGGATGGGAAATAGCGATACACCCAATGCGCGGGCATATCCTGCGGAAGGACATCGGTAAGATACCATACGCCCCCCGGCTTCATCCGCTGCCAAACTTCTGCAATCAGTTCTTCGGGCGATTGCTTTGGGAGCATGCCATCCCAAAGCGGATATTGGGTGATCAAAACATCCATGTGCTCAAGCGGCTGATCGAAGAGTGCCTTGAAGGGGATAGTAGTATAGTTGGCTTTTGGCCAGCGGCGCAGATCGATTGGCAGTTCCATTCGCTGCGGGGTGATTACCTGGCAGATGGTCTCAACGGCGATACCTGTATTCCGCTGCAACTTCAACGCCTGACTGACACCCGATGCAATTCGTTTGTCTGCTTTAGGCTCCAAAGGCGAGTGGATCACAAAGGGTAGCGCCACCCCCTGTTCCGGAGTCTGAGTGATTCTCTCCAATTGGGGAAAGGTCAACAAATCAACGTGTTTCTCACTCCAGCGGGGGACGAAATAGCCCAGTTCACGCTCTTCCATGATTTCCATGCTGCGAAATATGGGATACAAGAACGCCTTGGGTTGTAAGGCCACCAACCGGTTTTCGACCACATCCACCCACACCTTGCGAAGCATCAAACGTAATAAATCGCGCCGGTCCGCGGGCTCCGCCCGTCCCCAGGTTTCATGCAAGCTTTTCACTACCTGGATCGTACTTTTCAGCCCATCCAATTGATCGTAGGTGGGGATATTATCCAGTTCGCGCCGGATGCGTTCCGATTCCCTTCTGTAGAGATCAATATCCTCCTCGAAGTCGCCGCCAATATATAGTCGTTTCAAACGCTTGCGCTGGGCTTCCAACTGCTGGCGTTTTCTGCGAATACTGGATAATTCTTCGTCATCACCAATCTGATGACGAATTTCTTGCAGCCAATCTTCTGGTAATTGGATCCCTTCGATGATCGCGTCCATGTAGGCATCCACCAGTTCTGTGCGAGTCCCCAAGCGCTGATGGGGACAGTCGAGGTAACCTCGCTGGTAGGACATTTCACGGTAGTAGGTGCCCGCATCCGCACCCTGTGATCGCAAACTGCGCTGGCAGACATCACAACGCGCCAGTTGGGAGAGCAAATAGACCCGGAACGGTTTTTGCACCGCTCGGGAGGAAGAGCCATGCGAATCGCGCACCATTTTGCAGCGCATCCAAAGTTCTTCCGAAATAATCGGGGCATGCAGTCCATCAAAGAGTTCTGTTTGGTTGGTCGGATGCGAGCGGTAGACGACCTTGCCCATATAGAACGGATTGCGCAGCATTTGAGCGATGGAGTCCTTCGAGAAGCGTCGGCCTTTACTGGTTCGATAGTCGCCAGTATTCAGGATTTCGGCGATTTCCTGATAAGTGTATCGACCGATGGCGTAATTTTCAAACGCCATGACAACAGCTTGCGAATTCGTTGCGTGAATTTCAGGTGGGTCTTTCGGCCCACCGATATGAGTATAGCCAAAGGGCGCAAAGGAAGCATTATACAAACCCTGACGGGCACGCTCGTGTTTCGCCTTGGCGGTGTGCATGCGCAGCAGGTCAACATAATATTGATTCATAGCCGCCAGAATGGTTAGGAACAGACGACTACTTGGATCCGCAAAATCAAAATCAGGTTCTTTGACCGAAGCAAACCCAGCCCCATTTTTCCCCAACAGCTCCAGCACCTCGAAGGTTTCATAAATCGAGGAGCGCGACAGTCTGGACAGTTCATGCACCAGGAGCACATCACATTCTTGCGCCTTGACCACGGTCAATGCCGCATCAAGCTGCGGGCGATCCATGCTGGTGCCTGACACTCCGCCATCAATGAATTCGTTCTTCACGACCCAACCCCGAACTCTGGCATACTCTTTCATCTCATTAAGCTGGGCTTCGATGGAAAAGTGTTCGTCCGAGGCTTGTTCTTCGGTTGAAACACGGGCGTAAAGGATTACTTCCTGTGGGTTTGAAGTCATGCTGTTCTCCGAATCGTGACCCCTGAAGGGGATAGGGTTGATTTTGTCTCCATTTTAGCCTATCTTCCAGTCAGGTCATCATTCAATTTCAGCTTTCCTTCTTTATCCTTGTCTTGGAGCTTGCGATTTAATTCCATCAATTTCTGCAGAAACGCTTCAGTTTGGCGCTCAATCTCCCAGGCAGATTCTTCTTCTGGTGGGTTGGATGGTTTTGTTGACGGTATGCTCATGGCAATAGGTTCCCTCTTGGCTCAACGGTTACCGGTTGTCCATCCAACTTTAGTTTTGGATGCAATAGTCAATTCGCGGCGAAATTCGCAGATACATTCGCCAGCAGCCGCAGAGATTTCTATGTTCTTGTCTTTGGTGGTCATTCCATTCTCCCAATATGTGTGGTGTCTCTAAAGAGTTCGTCGGTGAGTGTTGTAGCCACCGATCATCTCACGCGGCATAATTCGGATACAGAAGCTCCAGCAGTTCTTCCCGCAGGCTCTTGCGCAGGTTTTCCATCTCCCAGCGCAGGCTTTCGATCTCACCCTTGAGCAGCACGTTCTGCGCTTGGCTGGCTTTGACGATATCTTCGAGCTGCTGGATGCGCTGGCTCTGATCGAGCACGCTGCCTTCCAGATGAAAGCTGGCCTTCTCCTGCTCCAGGTTCATGCACAGCAGGATGCTGGTAATCGGCAGGGGATGTTTGGCTTTCTCCGCCGCGGGGACATGAAACTCGGCCTTGTTCCACAAATCGTCGAAGAAGGCTTTGTCGTCACGCAGCAGCAGCGCCCGCCGCATTTCGGCGAACAGGGTGCGCTCCAGCTTAAATTGCTGGGAAAAGGGGGGCAGGGTGTGGCCCATGGGTGGTTCCTGTGTGTTGAAGAGCGGATGAATATTCCAGTTCACGCGTGTTCCTGGCCAAGGCAACCCCCAGGTATTCCAGCGGCGGACGCGCCTGAGCGCTGACAAACACCCGCGCGTGTTCACTCAAACGCTGTAGCTCCAACTGGCACGCGAAGAAAAGCGGATCCCTGCGACGGCGCAGCGTTTCGTCTGCAAAACGCGCCAGCAGATCGCTGACCAGCAGCGGAGTTGGGTCGGGGGTCAGTTCGCTAAGAAAGTCCAGCAGTTGGGTGACGGTTTCGGCGCGGGCGAAGAAGATGCGCTCTTCGAGAATCCAGGCATAGTGCTGCCCAACGCGCCGGGCCAGTTCATAGGCCAGATCGTAGAAGGGTAGGCGGTTGCCGCATACCAGCAGACGTACGCCGGTGGTGAGCGCC
This genomic window contains:
- a CDS encoding recombinase family protein, translated to METQIPHLRAVGYRRVSMKEQVDGHSLAAQEANIRQYAAQQDWELTQIYTDAGHSAKQGSYRPALDRLMKDAQKGRYDIVVVDKIDRFYRHLSGLLVALDLLNQHGVTFASVKEKLDFTTPWGKLMLTVLGMLAEIYLDNLRQETIKGKLQRARSGLWNGNIPFGYCRGLCSKCTDPNGKDYCPEYGQVDKSDGKVLHPHPIEKWVVQKIFKHYLSGEHSDASIAEIINAGSHCLPDGTHIPLRHKGIPGRIPPGSFSRDTVRGILQRIFYTGMIPYYGRDKNGKSNKRKPPRLFDGLHPALVDASEFQAVQELRRERARIPHERTACKVRVYPLTGVLYCAACGGRFRGSSLNNRRIYRDSHQVERTHDCSQPSLKASYVERSLVGLLQKTLLSAEVTEGMLSSQLQLEEAQERRERANILFLAGEIDKAMYDREIEKCEFVRETLLFYGTDAKIASVSEVLDQLRDWQALSEIKKKRLFRLVLERAYVQGNTFVAIQPTVVFAPLLNQYFPNGKQRCSCGPDGGGHHPK
- a CDS encoding type II toxin-antitoxin system RelE/ParE family toxin — encoded protein: MPNAVSSKTVIIYRDAAGKEPFTHWINGLSDPGTRRRILKRLWRVESGNYGDYKMVGGGVHELRFFFGPGYRVYFGEDGDKIVVLLIGGDKNSQRRDIQQAQSYWKEYLSHA
- a CDS encoding recombinase family protein gives rise to the protein MTSNPQEVILYARVSTEEQASDEHFSIEAQLNEMKEYARVRGWVVKNEFIDGGVSGTSMDRPQLDAALTVVKAQECDVLLVHELSRLSRSSIYETFEVLELLGKNGAGFASVKEPDFDFADPSSRLFLTILAAMNQYYVDLLRMHTAKAKHERARQGLYNASFAPFGYTHIGGPKDPPEIHATNSQAVVMAFENYAIGRYTYQEIAEILNTGDYRTSKGRRFSKDSIAQMLRNPFYMGKVVYRSHPTNQTELFDGLHAPIISEELWMRCKMVRDSHGSSSRAVQKPFRVYLLSQLARCDVCQRSLRSQGADAGTYYREMSYQRGYLDCPHQRLGTRTELVDAYMDAIIEGIQLPEDWLQEIRHQIGDDEELSSIRRKRQQLEAQRKRLKRLYIGGDFEEDIDLYRRESERIRRELDNIPTYDQLDGLKSTIQVVKSLHETWGRAEPADRRDLLRLMLRKVWVDVVENRLVALQPKAFLYPIFRSMEIMEERELGYFVPRWSEKHVDLLTFPQLERITQTPEQGVALPFVIHSPLEPKADKRIASGVSQALKLQRNTGIAVETICQVITPQRMELPIDLRRWPKANYTTIPFKALFDQPLEHMDVLITQYPLWDGMLPKQSPEELIAEVWQRMKPGGVWYLTDVLPQDMPAHWVYRYFPSAWEWVTSHTWNLYMLYNRLRNQGFETDVKRHLFYQPMALRIASGVGNTRPGVLAHLSDTQFNEGMGALQREMEQKGSDFILGSEFNIVEAWAQKPISEGE
- a CDS encoding helix-turn-helix transcriptional regulator, whose product is MSVVPSIKERRKARTKTYDHPALVNRLMELMAERKESYREASLASGLDHQAINRIRGGKRPSLTACIQLGNHFELDPNELIEMAGWPRIKAFDIHTESAENLPPEAVEVAVAVARIQNPGERRQVSDAILMLLQKYFK
- a CDS encoding dipeptidase, yielding MSYCIYVGKNLSEAGHAFLAGYGDEPSSHWLEIVPSRSHPIGTMITVGVTNKADFPGELTQIPQVAETAKYMATHYSYYKGLPAPLINGGINEHHVAVRDVWSPSRRELREITPKNQTGLNYSDLARIVLERATTAREGVEIIGDLIGQYGYATYGGNSHMIADANEGWIVIEFAGGQGLWAAERLGPDDIRVSRPGYIGEIPPDYPENPNYLGSANLINFAIQQGWYHPTMGEPFNINHVYGDGKMEWPGVAWISNELWKRANRSPKLTLRDMMWALRTPKLTGDTAGYGQVVELRPDIHPELGVLWHAQGPAISAPFVPFYLGASDIPPEFKKHRYLTADESALFISPDSDSPKQKSSVSQSIESTRSAFRVFKRLFYLIMQHHEKFLPEVTETLDAFEARLIQQQRGIEKTALTLYQVGEVELARNYLTYFSHTEAMRSLRLAEALSNSIEARTKLLYDHDDLLGSPSPDVLW
- a CDS encoding putative addiction module antidote protein, whose protein sequence is MPEYRTLNEVSIDYFFDHPDEIEDFLNEIFADYAQDGDSATLLSALRVIARVKGLSNMAAEIGMTRQGLQKALSAKGNPRLDNINAIMRAMGYQLMPHRLEVAA